The genomic window gacatgtctcattaccatacgaaaataaacctaactggatcacacaaacaagagttagggtctggatgtcatcaattgagctagtccagttcgattgatttggattagatccaattaggttcaaagaaatcgtgctagcacacgattgagcctaactttctcctcgtgtaatcttttctatctcgactgagccaaatgtgatttggctcacccagagaaccttgagaaagtttctcacagtctgactagagacaatccagctcagaaagaacttgtcttaattcatgagatgaatttaagacaacacctgctaattcctgtcacctgccatttccgttttaggacattggtcaaatgttgatcTATGAACCtgggactgaaggccacttggcaagaggtcattggagattttttatggagtgtccacctactaaattggacTTCAAAGTGggcgccatattcagattgggcgtgcgccctaattggataaggatagagtcccatgagatgaggactctgatcccttgatcaacttggactgtggggcgccaatctcactgtgcttatccagtgttggcgctaacagtaggagggattgtgagaatttttatctgatatgattagatgacatcactccatcaatcagaattttttcaaaattaattgaaattttcttattggtcgaatgatgtggcactgcatggcgcagtaggaTCTATTTAAACTCTGTCTGCACCTagagtttagagactctgctcaataataaGCAAAAGGCTGAATCCTCTCCACacctcctctgctcctctccctcccctcttcacgtccaagtggttgggcgtccatctggtgcttatccaaggcatggtggctctttgattagaaggtgcagagatttgtcgagaagctgctgctccagcttcagaagatcttttaaagatcttccagatctgatttttggagcaaagattcgcgaggagaagacgatccagatcctgctcaagTGGATACCGAGAGAGGtcaggcgattgcgtggctattttagaatctcgggcattgctgcgatcatctacagggtaatctagtatcctagaggtatttctctattcttcatgattttaaatttaattttagatttaatatcagataataggaattagatctaatagatcttagatctaaaatatcgtaagataattttttttgaaatattccatcctagatttcattagatctggaagatcctataaggaaaaaatcGATTTTTCCTTCAGCATCATATGTGGTGGAATATGCAGGGATAGAGTATCAGTGTTGTAAAAAATTTCTTCGGATTTAACGAGCCAGTTTTGATATATTTTGCTGTTTGATATGAATGGTTAGCTTTATAGAGCAGCCgataatagaaaaataaaagagaaatgaCGATGAACTAATGGAAAGCTACGGAATGCCAATATTTGAACTCAAGAGACTCTGGGACTTGAGACGGTCTTATGGTGCCACTACAGAAAGCACCCTCTCAACTACTAGAATACTTTCTTCCAATCTCCCACCCGAAACAGAAAGATGGACGGTTGTGATTTGCCAATCACAGCTACACGCTGCTTCTCCTGCTAAGCAAGCAACCAACGCAAGGAAAAAGGAGCCACCGTCCGAACAAGGCGGAGGAGAAAGAggagataataataataataatgcagTCGGCTCCTCCTCTGCCGTCCTCCAAGGAGTCCCGTCACCTTTCCTGCATTCGCGTCACCGCCTTCGtcgccctcctcctcctcctccttttcctCTCATTCTCCTCCTCGCCCCCCTCCTCCGCCGCCTCCCCGCTCCGCTCCTCCGCCGCCGCCCCGCTCCGATCCTCCGCCGCCGCACTCATCTCCTCCTCACCGCCTCCCCCCTCCTTCGCCTACCTCCTCTCGGGCACCGTCGGCGACGCCGACTGCCTCCTCCGCCTCCTCCGCGCCACCTACCACCCCAGGAACctctacctcctccacctcgatgGCGCCGCCCCCCAGGCCCAGCGCGACCGCCTCGCCCGCGCCGTCCGCGCCGTCCCGGTCTTCCGATCCGCCGGAAACGTCCACGTCATTGGCAAGCCCGACTTCGCCAACCCCCGCGGCTCCTCCGCCCTCGCCGCCACCCTCCATGCCGCCGCCATCCTCCTCCGCCTCGGCCCTAATTGGGACTGGTTCATCAATCTCCATGCCTCCGATTACCCTCTCGTTACCCAGGATGGTATGATCCGAGTGTCTCTCTGCAATCTTCTATAGAATTTTGGTTATTTATGCTGGAACCTTTCCTTTTTAAGATGATTTAATCTTGAGGATGCTTTTTCTAAGATTATGCGATGCTCTTTGGATTGAGAAATGGGAACTAAGGTTCAGTTCTTTGGTGGAGTGTGTAGATCACTGGATAACTCCATCAACACCACGTTTTATTGGTAAAATGTAAATGTGAGCATGATCATCTCTTTTAAAGTTTACAGTTGTCTATCCTTGAACCGTACGACCTTTTTTTGGACttgaaaaggggaaaaaaaaaaattttgcttgatGCACCAACTTTAATTGTTGCTCTTTGTAGCAAGAAGTTACCTTAATGCTATGTTATTTTCTGATTAATCCTCTTCCTGTTTTAAATCTTATTCATCTTTTGGATTGGTCATCCAATGACTCATGAGGGGTTGTTTTGATGCCCATCTATGATGTCTGATATATGGATATCGTGTATACGAAGGGTCAATGTGCTTGCTATGTTACATTAGTGGGGAGTACCTGTATGGTTGTCTAGTTGAAATTCGAACCATAAAGATTTATGTGATGTACAAATCATTAGAGAAATTAATTTGTGAATTTTGGTAGTTTTTGGGATGGCAGACTCAATGCCCTTTCTGATTCCTCCATCATCTCCTCATGGAGGCATTCAGTGGCAGGGAAAGCCCCTTGATGTTGAAATAGCTATGTCAGTCACACTTGCCAAATGGTGGCAAATGGTTTGTAATTTAATTTGTTAGACAAAAATTTTCAGAATTCTTTTCTTTGAAAGGAATATCTGCTAGGTTCATGACTTGCAGTATCTGAAGTATAGTCTAAACTCTAAACATATGTGTATCTGCCACTCTGCAGTCAGGCAATTGGACTAGATTTTTTTCCTGAAATATTTGACTAGACTTTTATTGTTTTTTGCAGATCTTCTTCATGTTTTTTCTTTCTTACCCAAGGATCTCAGCTTTGTTCAGCATTCAAGCTATATTGGCCGGAAAGAGTATGGACATTTGAATCGTCGTTTGTTTTTTCCCCTCTCTTCTGTTATCATGCATTGTGGTTGATTTTATTTTGTGATCATTGGCTGAACAAATGCTTTTTGAAATAGGTCTCGGCGACTAAAACCAATTATAGTTGATCCTGGTCTTTATCTTTCATCAAGGACTGAAGTGTTTTATGCTACACAGAAGCGCGAGTTGCCAAATGCCTACAGGTTATTTACAGGTTGTTATTTAGCTTATTACACTTGATATTTTCACTACATTTGTCTGTTAAGCATGTAACTTTATCTGGAAGCATGAGATTCCTAAGTTTTGCAATTACATGCGGCTCTTATCACATTAACATTTTTGGCAGAATTTATGTCATAGCATACCAATGTGCATAAAATTTCAGGTTATGCAAATAGAACTAAGAATATTAAGATGCACAACTTCTTCATACTAATAACAtaaaaatgataaattatttgaaaaaagaaAGATTACTTTAACAAGCTTGATATATTCTAACTGCAGGACAGTATAGTAGCAGTCTACAGTAAATATGATTTAGTTTCATAAAGGGGAAAGTAAATACTTTAATTGTCTGCAATGAGTTTGTTTCCCTTAATGGCACCCTTTCGAAGTTTTCCAATTTATTTTAAGTTAGCTaggatcaaaatttttcaaagtattTGGTTTATCAGAAATATTGCACTGGCTAAGTATTTCTGCAAGTAGAGATGTAGTTCAAACTCTCAAATTTTCTTCTAGTCAGTTACTAGTATTTAAAGAGTTTAACAAAGAAGAATATGGAATACTTCTAATATTTGTACTGAATATGTTTTACCTAGTGTTATCATGTATTTTTGATATCAAGATTAACTTTGTATTATATTTAATGTGGATTAAGAATGACATTTTTCAAAGTATTTACTTCACCGTTATGGCTGTTTTGCTATGGTAGTTTGATTTTCAGGAACTTTAGATTGTTAAAGGGCTAGTGGTAAATAAAGAGGGTTGTGACATCAAAGACAATATTAAATTGATATAGTGGACAACAAGAGAAATGAAGTGCAAGTGAAACACCGTAGTTATTGTACATCCTTGGCCTTTATGAAAGTCCATGTCTACAGAAGAAATGGAGAGGCAAGAAACCATTTGAAGGACATCTAATTACGTTTCTTTGgtagaaagaacaaaaaaatagAGTTTAACAATTCAACAAGGTTGCCCTCATTGAAGACAAGCCTGCCATATTGATGATGAATAGTAGAAGAGTTTTTTCTATCCACCCTCAGTCTTCCAAATATCTAGAAAAAGCTTGAAGGGAAATGCATTGGCTGAAGCAAAACAGCTTCAATCTTGCTTctatagattatttattacattatTGCTGAGGTCCATTCTTATCATGACAACGGAGTATAGGTTGGATCCTTCTATGATCCAAAGCCAAAACCATCAAGTAGCAAGAACATCCGAATGTAGAACAAATCCAGCCAGAAGCCACAAGATTGGTACCTCGATGAATTTGAATTTGATACATTCTATTATTCTATCTAATTAAGCTTGTTTGTATAGGTTTTTTTGCTTAAAGGtagatttttctacctcattcttATATTGAATGATTCTTTTTCTACTTTCTAGCAAGACCCTAGTCTCCCCAAGTCTCTCTCCACCCACTCCACCTGCGAAAAGAAAATACAACCTAGTTTTGCCACTGCTGCTTGTGCTTTGGGCTTTCCACTAGTTTTGTGGCTTGTGAGCTCCCcacatcttcttttctctcttctccttccgctctctcctttcctctcctcccttccctttcttctttctcttcttttcccaATGTAGGTTGTGCCCCGAGTCCTTGCGATGGGTGGATGGCTCAAGTGGTGGAGATTGCGGCAAAGATAAGAGACTTGGTAGAGTTTGTGGAGGAGATAGGTAGAGCCCTAAGTGATGAATGCTTTGGTGGAGCCTAGTTTAGTGGGTGGCTGTGGTTTGACAGCCAAGTAGTGGACCTCTTTTTGCTGTGGAGCGAAAAAGGAGGCATTGTTGTGGAGTGGGCGATTAGGCTGTGGCAATAAAGGAAGCCTATAATAGCAGAATGACGATGGTTGGGTCCCCACTGTTTAGGCATCATGATGAACTGTGCCGTAGATATGGCTAGTTGAGATCTGCCTTCTTGATCCTGGGTTAGTGAACAGCTGGGTAGACAACTGTGGCAGCAACAAAGAAGTTGGACGTGGCCATGAGGGAGATGTCAAGGTGGAGTGATAGGTGGTGCTGGAGCTGGACTGGGGGAAAAATGGGGCTGCATCAATTTTGGCAAAGTTTCGGTGAAGGACTGTAGCAAGAAAGGCCCAATGTGCACCTAGATTTGGCAGTAGGACTCGATCTCTTTATTTTTCCTTTCTAACCTCtgccctctcttcttctttctcggcCAGTGGTTCTCAGTTGCTTTTGTGCCCCCAACAATGCTTTGTGGTGGCAGTTTTAAGGACAAATGAGGAGGCTGGTGGTGAAGCCTAATGGATGCAGTGTGAAAAGGTTTGCATGAAGATTCAGGCTTTTTGGCATTAGAAATTATTAGAGGTTCGAGATAATCAAGGCTATCTCAGTTCAAGGTTCAGTGGAGCCAGATGCCTTTAAGGTATTCAATGTGAAGAGCAAGATGGGGATCATTTTGAATGTTCTGGTATCAAAGTTTTCCATTTCTGGGTTCAGATAGCAACTATCTCGTTGTTGTTTGAGGTTAATTGGAGGGTATGGATGGTGTATCACATGCCTCCTCCAAAATGGTGGTTCAGGGTGGAGGTTTTAGCAGAATAAAATAGGTTGCTGAATTGTTATATTCCCTGGTTCTCACTCCCCTGGTTccctctatttttctattttgtttcttGAATGAGGCTTGATTTTGGTGCCTCCCTGTTTATGACTGTTGGGTGGTATTTGCATGTTGTCCAGAGGCATTCATTTGTGACTGTGGTCACCCTCTTTCTCCTTTCCCCCTCTTCTTgtcattttctttttcctttccccTCTTTCGTATCAATTCATTTCTCTTGTTGAATTGGTGGTGATTTAGTCATCATTTCGCTCAAAAAAAATAATGCAGAAAAAGAAAGACGAAGGTTGTAGGTTGATAAGGGTAAGAGGAAAATAGTTGATAAGTAGGGGCCAAAAGGCCAGCATGATCGCATTTTGTCTTCCAAATTAACAAGAAAGTAACTGCTTTTTCATTTCTCTCAGCAAAAGCACTTTGATTTCTTAAGCTTAGCTTTgagtttttaaatttaatttcatcTTCTTGACTGCAAGCTACAAACTATTAGATCCTAACTATTATAATGGttgcttttataattttttttgtttgatgaCTAAGCCAATGTGTCCCAATTGTCGTTGTACCTAAAAATGTCTGATTTTTTTAAGAACCGCATTCTGAACCAGCAAAACAGGTTTGAAGTATATAAATGATAAGTATGTCAGCCTATTGGTTCCTAGATTTAGATGACTAACAGTGTTGCTTATGGCAGGAAAGGCATATATTTCATCTCCCGTGATATCaaggttcaaaaaaaaaaaaagaaaaaaagaaaaaaaaagggtagTTTTTGGCACTTGACTAGAAGTGCCAATACATGTGGATTATATTGTGTACCACTAGTAATGGCTGAGTACAAGGTGGTCAAGGCACCTAGGTATATCTACAATATCCATGTTGACTACTTGAGAGAACACATACTGGTTAGGTGGTTGTTTAAAGTTCAATATCTTGTATAATTCATTTCAAGATGTTGGAAAAAGTTCAGACTAAGATCAACCAGGGTGGTTGGAGCTTAAGGTAATTTGGATAGGAAAAACCTTAGCTGCAACTGGTGACTCTGATGATGGATTTGAGTTAAATATACTTGAAAGAAGACATTCTTAAGAGAAAAATGATGTTGGAAACATTTATATTTGTTTAGGTTTTAGATATTATGAAAAAGTTTGTGAGCATATTATCAAAGGAAGAATAGATTTCAAGGTGAAATCTTTGTTTACACATTATTAGGGTTGGAACAGTCAAGGACAAAGCAATAGAGAATTGATTGAGGTCAAGGTTCTGTTTTCAACCTCAGTTGACATTGATCTGTTTTGACCGAGACCAAACCAAAACTATCTTGTTTCAGTCTAGTTTTAGTGAAAACTGACTGAAACTAATTATAAGCACCCTTTTTAtgctatattttaatatttaatatcctTTTTGGACTCATTTCTTTCTCAATTTGCGTATGTAGGCTGTGAAACATCAATTTGTAATGGTTTTTCTTTCATTTTGTTGAGAAGTGGGAACATATAATAAACATAATGGTTGATGAGCCAGGAACtttaaaatcatctttattatagTATGTTATAAAGGCTTCACTAGACATTTTCCAGGAATAATATCTTTTCTATGCAAAATACATATAACATTCTACGCCTATTTGTGTTGGATTACATAGCCAATTGGTTCTAGAAAATGATAAACAAATGAAATTCAGTTTGTTTATGAGTTATACTAGAAAACGAAGGAAAATATTT from Elaeis guineensis isolate ETL-2024a chromosome 4, EG11, whole genome shotgun sequence includes these protein-coding regions:
- the LOC105043138 gene encoding LOW QUALITY PROTEIN: beta-glucuronosyltransferase GlcAT14A (The sequence of the model RefSeq protein was modified relative to this genomic sequence to represent the inferred CDS: inserted 1 base in 1 codon), coding for MQSAPPLPSSKESRHLSCIRVTAFVALLLLLLFLSFSSSPPSSAASPLRSSAAAPLRSSAAALISSSPPPPSFAYLLSGTVGDADCLLRLLRATYHPRNLYLLHLDGAAPQAQRDRLARAVRAVPVFRSAGNVHVIGKPDFANPRGSSALAATLHAAAILLRLGPNWDWFINLHASDYPLVTQDDLLHVFSFLPKDLSFVQHSSYIGRKESRRLKPIIVDPGLYLSSRTEVFYATQKRELPNAYRLFTGSASVILSRKFVEYCILGTDNLPRALLMYYGNTPSSHMNYFQTVLCNSPEFNMTVVNHDLHYXNGDMPLKPEPRVLTTNDLENMTQSGAAFGTRFAKDDLVLNHIDHEVLNRDPSKMVPGGWCLGNGSGDACMIWGNADVLSPGPRAMKLADFMALLLSTGTLHSHQCIWD